One Rhodothermus bifroesti DNA window includes the following coding sequences:
- a CDS encoding methyl-accepting chemotaxis protein, with translation MYDRLKNASIQTKIVLALLVPQVLAIVLAVFIWWGFRGMSEAQQWALHSQQVMQQAQGLLLERAVMQQNALSYLLTGDASYHTAYQEEKARFEKRIADLKQLVSDNPEQVERLAQVTAAMQEWISATEVLLAQRPEVDMGQLRMSELAASVVAHKATHAALWEKIERELQDFLDAEQQLNEARLTWMKRQQRFLIWEIVGALLVIALGIGLAFRVLRGSVVRPIQELEAAAQKIAEGQLDVAITATTQDEVGSLARAFNQMVASVRQALDALQAEKESVEQKVREAVAASEAQQQYLARSVERMLAQMERFAAGDLTVHLEAERDDEIRRLYEGFNRAVANIRQMIVRVTEAVASTASSAAQISASSEELAATAQQQSGQANEVAAAIEEMVRTIIENARNATETAEVAQENGAQAQQGEQVVRETVEKIRQIAQVVGESARTVERLGASSERIGEIVQVINEIAEQTNLLALNAAIEAARAGEHGRGFAVVADEVRKLAERTAQATKEIAKMIEGIRSETREAVKAIQRGSQEVEEGIRLADQTGTALTQIVQGAQRVLDRVSQIAAASEEQSTTSEQISRSVELISRLSHESARGVEQIARAAEGLSRLTDELNQMIRQFQVGRDLQSRLVPDGAGRLTQV, from the coding sequence TGTCCTGGCGGTATTCATCTGGTGGGGATTTCGTGGGATGAGCGAAGCCCAGCAGTGGGCGCTGCATTCACAGCAGGTTATGCAGCAAGCACAAGGCTTGTTGCTCGAACGAGCCGTGATGCAGCAAAACGCGCTGTCGTATTTATTGACGGGTGACGCTTCCTATCATACGGCATATCAGGAGGAGAAGGCGCGCTTTGAAAAGCGGATTGCAGATCTAAAGCAATTGGTAAGCGACAATCCGGAACAGGTCGAGCGCTTGGCGCAAGTAACTGCAGCGATGCAAGAGTGGATTTCCGCAACCGAAGTGCTGCTTGCTCAAAGACCCGAGGTTGATATGGGCCAGCTCCGCATGAGCGAACTGGCTGCTAGCGTAGTTGCCCATAAGGCCACGCATGCAGCGCTTTGGGAAAAGATAGAGCGGGAACTGCAGGACTTTCTAGATGCGGAGCAGCAGCTTAACGAAGCACGCTTGACCTGGATGAAGCGGCAGCAACGGTTCTTGATTTGGGAGATTGTGGGTGCTTTATTGGTAATAGCTCTGGGAATTGGTCTGGCCTTCCGCGTACTGCGAGGCTCGGTTGTTCGGCCCATTCAGGAACTAGAGGCTGCTGCCCAGAAGATTGCCGAAGGCCAGTTGGATGTAGCAATTACGGCAACCACCCAGGATGAAGTGGGGTCGCTGGCACGGGCCTTTAACCAGATGGTAGCCAGCGTGCGGCAAGCGCTTGATGCGTTGCAAGCCGAAAAGGAGAGCGTAGAGCAAAAGGTGCGTGAAGCGGTTGCAGCTTCTGAGGCCCAGCAGCAGTACTTGGCACGCAGCGTGGAACGCATGCTAGCCCAGATGGAGCGGTTTGCTGCTGGCGACCTGACAGTGCATCTGGAAGCGGAGCGTGACGATGAAATCCGGCGTCTTTACGAGGGCTTTAACCGGGCTGTAGCCAATATCCGGCAGATGATTGTGCGGGTCACCGAGGCAGTGGCCTCGACCGCCAGCTCGGCAGCACAAATCAGCGCCTCGAGTGAAGAGCTGGCTGCAACAGCCCAGCAGCAGTCTGGCCAAGCTAACGAAGTGGCTGCAGCGATCGAAGAGATGGTGCGTACGATCATCGAGAACGCCCGAAACGCTACGGAAACCGCTGAGGTAGCCCAGGAGAATGGCGCCCAGGCACAACAAGGCGAACAAGTCGTACGCGAAACGGTCGAAAAAATCCGTCAGATTGCGCAAGTTGTTGGGGAGTCGGCGCGGACTGTCGAGCGCTTGGGGGCTTCCAGTGAGCGCATTGGCGAGATCGTTCAGGTCATCAATGAAATTGCTGAACAGACCAACTTGCTAGCGCTGAATGCAGCAATTGAAGCAGCGCGGGCAGGTGAGCATGGTCGAGGCTTTGCCGTAGTGGCCGATGAGGTGCGCAAGCTGGCAGAGCGGACAGCTCAGGCGACCAAAGAGATTGCCAAAATGATCGAGGGCATTCGCAGTGAGACGCGCGAGGCGGTAAAGGCTATTCAGCGCGGGAGTCAAGAAGTCGAGGAAGGTATTCGCCTGGCCGATCAGACAGGTACGGCGCTGACCCAAATTGTCCAGGGTGCGCAACGCGTGCTGGATCGCGTTTCGCAAATTGCTGCCGCCAGCGAGGAGCAATCGACCACCAGTGAACAAATTAGTCGGAGTGTTGAGCTGATCTCGCGCCTGTCTCACGAATCGGCCCGCGGGGTGGAGCAGATCGCTCGGGCCGCTGAAGGGCTTAGCCGGCTCACCGATGAACTTAATCAAATGATCCGGCAGTTTCAGGTTGGTCGTGATCTGCAAAGTCGGCTAGTGCCTGACGGTGCTGGCCGCTTAACCCAGGTCTAG
- a CDS encoding 3-keto-disaccharide hydrolase, whose protein sequence is MRILTAGLLGLFWGSLGLSAMAQVDTSWAIHDLNRPRPPVVTPAPFAQHTAPPSDAIVLFDGTDLSAWERVGGGEAAWRVVDGYMEVVPGSGNIQTRQGFGDVQLHLEWSVPEEVTGEGQGRGNSGVFLMGRYEVQVLDSYQNDTYPDGQAGAIYGQYPPLVNAMRPPGQWQTYDIVFRRPRFDAEGKLVQPARITVLHNGILVQDCAVLTGPTAHRARPPYEPHPDRLPLMLQDHGDRVRFRNIWVRPLE, encoded by the coding sequence ATGCGTATATTGACCGCTGGTTTATTGGGACTGTTTTGGGGTAGCCTTGGCCTTTCTGCGATGGCACAGGTAGACACAAGCTGGGCGATTCACGACCTAAATCGGCCGCGACCACCCGTAGTGACGCCAGCCCCCTTTGCACAGCACACGGCTCCGCCTTCTGATGCCATCGTGCTGTTTGATGGTACCGATTTGTCGGCCTGGGAACGCGTAGGGGGAGGAGAGGCTGCCTGGCGGGTTGTCGATGGCTACATGGAAGTCGTTCCTGGAAGTGGAAACATCCAAACGCGCCAGGGCTTTGGCGACGTGCAGCTTCACCTGGAGTGGTCTGTTCCAGAAGAGGTGACTGGTGAAGGGCAGGGCCGGGGGAACAGTGGCGTTTTTCTTATGGGGCGCTACGAGGTGCAGGTGCTTGACTCCTACCAGAACGATACCTATCCGGACGGTCAAGCAGGGGCTATTTATGGTCAGTATCCACCTTTGGTGAACGCCATGCGGCCTCCGGGCCAATGGCAGACCTATGATATTGTTTTTCGACGTCCGCGTTTTGATGCCGAAGGGAAACTGGTGCAACCGGCGCGCATAACCGTCTTGCACAACGGCATTCTTGTGCAGGACTGCGCCGTGCTTACTGGCCCGACAGCCCACCGCGCGCGACCGCCTTACGAGCCGCACCCGGATCGATTGCCGCTCATGCTTCAGGATCACGGCGACCGGGTACGCTTCCGCAACATCTGGGTTCGACCCCTCGAGTAA